The nucleotide sequence GTAATCGTACAAATAACGCTTGTCGGTAGAGAAACCTTTAGTTTTAGCCCCTTCTAACAGTTTATCAACAAGTAAATCTGTGTTGCCTCCTTGCCTTGGACTGCCTATCAGAGCTAAAACCTTCAAATTATTCACCTTTAGTCTTTGAAAAATCTACGGATATCCATAAGATCCTTCATTGTGTTGAGCGTAAACCACATACCATGATAGGTATAACCTTGTAGAGCTTTTTTGTCTGCTACACGCTGCATTGCAGTAAACTCAAAATCGCCATTGTCGGGGAACAAGGATTCCACAATGCTTCGTTTGAACACATAATGTCCAGTGCTTACGTAAAAATCAAGGGTTTGTCGTGCCTGAAAACGGATAACATCGATGCCGTTAGCTAAAGTTACTTTCCCAAATGGAATCTGAGGTTTAGCCAATAAAATGCCCGCACCTTTTCCTGCATAATCAACCAGTTCATTTGGGTCATAAAATACTAGGTCATCTACGTTCATTACGTATGCGACTTTACCTTTGATTTGCTCAAAGGCTTTTTTTGTTGCTCCTCCTGTTCCTAGGCTTTCTTCTTCTATGCAATATTTGATGGGCTCTTTAGTGAGATCGTTACGGTTTGACGCTACGACGATGTTAT is from Candidatus Bathyarchaeum sp. and encodes:
- a CDS encoding sugar phosphate nucleotidyltransferase; this translates as MREAIILAGGEGWRLKPATWVPKPLLKINNKTLIDHQISWLRSHGFDNIVVASNRNDLTKEPIKYCIEEESLGTGGATKKAFEQIKGKVAYVMNVDDLVFYDPNELVDYAGKGAGILLAKPQIPFGKVTLANGIDVIRFQARQTLDFYVSTGHYVFKRSIVESLFPDNGDFEFTAMQRVADKKALQGYTYHGMWFTLNTMKDLMDIRRFFKD